In Brassica rapa cultivar Chiifu-401-42 chromosome A06, CAAS_Brap_v3.01, whole genome shotgun sequence, a single window of DNA contains:
- the LOC103873544 gene encoding protein CAF40-like — MNNGIKKVVNMKILQEIYYLMLVVEADMPTYFYPLMDINLTDKPLECLRLGALGVIAHMLKLPADTAVVRYLVNTSCLQHCTKAIEIGSTESKTIAVFIINKIMSTGEGLQYCCVLPDRFFFIDGLLKKLLVYLTAMGTPCPSLFNLLVGCYTNLSYKPRFFLLYTFLSF; from the exons atgaataatggtATCAAAAAAGtcgtaaacatgaaaattctcCAAGAAATATATTATCTTATGTTGGTTGTTGAAGCTGATATGCCAACCTATTTCTATCCTTTGATGGACATTAATCTCACCGATAAGCCTCTTGAATGCCTTAGGCTTGGTGCATTAGGTGTTATTGCTCATATGTTGAAGCTG CCTGCAGACACAGCTGTTGTTCGTTACCTTGTGAACACAAGTTGTTTACAACACTGCACAAAAGCCATCGAGATTGGCTCAACAGAATCAAAAACT ATTGCTGTATTCATAATTAACAAGATTATGTCCACTGGTGAGGGGCTTCAGTACTGCTGCGTCTTGCCTGATCGTTTTTTCTTCATAGACGGTCTCCTGAAAAAGCTGCTTGTGTATCTTACCGCCATGGGCACACCTTGTCCCAGCTTGTTCAATCTTCTTGTTGGTTGCTACACCAATCTTTCCTACAAACCCAGGTTTTTTTTGCTTTACacctttttatctttttga